The sequence ATTTCGCGTGATATACAAGCCTATTCCGCGCGCATCTTCGTGTTTATGAAACGTTTTATACATTCCGAACAAAAGATCGCCATGAACCGCCAAATCAATTCCTAGGCCGTTATCTGTAATTTTTAATGATTTATAACCTTCGGGCTCAATTGCAAAATCAAAAACAATCAAAGGATCACGATCAGGATGTGCATATTTTATTGCATTTGTGGTGAAATTCAGCAAAACACTTTCCAAATAAGCCGGATTAAAATTGATCGTCAAATAATTCGGAACATTATTGATGATCGTAACATTTTTTCGTTTATCATAACCTTTAATTGCCGCAATTGTTTTTTCAATATATTCACAAAGCTTCAAAGGAACAACCGCAATATTGATGTTGCTCTGCGTTTTTACAATTTGGGTTAAATTCGAAATCGTATCGTTCAAATCATTCGAAACGGTGCGCAAATGTATCAGCATTTCGCTGACAGTTTGTTTATCGACATCGGCATCAATAAAATCCAAAATCGACTTTATATTGCCCGCCTGCGTATTCAAATTATGCGAAACGATATGTGAAAAATTCAACAATCGGCTGTTTTGGTCGCTGTACAATTTCATTGTTTTTAGCAACTCAAGCTCTTTTTCTTTTTGCTGAGATATATCAGTATGAGTTCCTATAACACGCAAAGGCTTGCCATTTTCGTCCCGCTTTATAACTTTTCCACGATCAAGAATCCATTTATAATTACCGCTTGATGTCATTACACGATGGTAATTTTCATAATACGGAATCTTGTTGTCAAAATGCTCGTGAATATCTGAATAATATTTAGGAAGATCATCTGGATGCACAATTTTGTCCCAACGTTCTGGATCATCAAAAATATCTGTTGATTCTAATTCGAGAATTTTAAGTGAAAGCGAGGAATAAAAAACCTGATTGGTCACCATGTCCCAATCCCAAATTCCAACGGTAGAAGCGTCTAAAGCAAATTGAAATCTTTCTTCAGAAATACGAAGCCTTTCTTCTTTATCTTTTAAATCGGTAATATCAGAAACGTGGCCAAAAAAACTCACACTACCATTTGATGACAATTCGGTTTTAGAAGACACTTTAAACCAACGAAGTCCTTTTTTTGGCAAAACAGCCCGAAACTCAACTTTCCATGGCTTGATTTCTTTTCGGGCTTTAACTAATGATTGAAAGAACAAATCTCTGTCCTGCGGAAAAATCCTATCGTAAACAATCAACTTGATGTCATTCGTAAATTCTTTTGCCGAAATTTCAAAAATATCATCAGCCGATTTACTGACCAGAGGGAAGGAATAATTGTTATTGTTATCGATTACAAATTGAAAAAGCAAATCGGGCATTTCAGCCAATAATTTTTTGTAAAAATTATTTACTTCCAAGCAATCTTCATTTCCATATAAATCAAAAATCATATAACAACTTTTACACAAATTAGGTTTTTATTTCCTTTAAAATCTAAAAACGTGCAGTTCGTCGATTTTATTTGCTTTTAACAGAAACTATCGTACAATATATTAATTTTTGAAATAAAAATTAACTTTTAGAATGAAAAAATTACTTTCGCGGATGGAACGTATGCATAACTTCTTTCAAAAAACTGCGATCTAAATGAACATAAATTTCGGTTGTAGTAATCGATTCATGCCCCAACATTAATTGAATAGATCTTAGGTCGGCGCCATTTTCTAAAAGATGCGTTGCAAAAGAATGACGCAAAGTATGCGGACTGATATTTTTATGCAAACCAACTTTTATTGCCAAGTCTTTTATGATTGTAAAAATCATCGCACGCGTAAGCTGATTTCCTCTTCGGTTTAAAAATAATGTATCTTCGTGACCTTTTTTAATATTCAAATCAGGACGCACTTCATCTTTATAAATCTCGATATATTTTTTGGTGAGTTTCCCAATCGGGACAAAACGTTCTTTATTTCCTTTTCCTGTAATTTTTATAAACCCTTCATCAAAATACAGATCCGATATTTTAAGCGTTACCAATTCTGAAACCCGAAGCCCACATCCGTATAAAGTCTCCAAAATTGCTCTGTTGCGTTCTCCTTCATTAGAACTCAAATCAATTGCCGCAATTAAAGCGTCAATTTCTTCAACAGCTAAAGTATCTGGCAATTTTCTTCCCGTTTTGGGACTTTCGATTAATTCTAAAGGATTATCATTTCTATAATCTTCGAAAATCAAATAATTAAAAAAACTTTTTAGTCCAGAAATGATTCTAGCCTGTGAACGCGGATTTACTTCTTTTGCGACCGAATAAATAAACTGTTGCAATGTTTCATCTGAAATTTTCACCGGCGAAACCTCAATTTTATTTTGTTCCAAAAAAAGGCACAATCGTTCTATGTCAAAGCCATAATTTTCGATTGTATTTTTAGACAAGCCTCTCTCAATTCGCAAATACGATTGATAATCTTTGATATATCGGTTCCAATTCATAATTACAAAGTAAATACTTTTTGGATATAAAAAAACCTTCCAGTTTGGAAGGTTTTAAGCATTATAGCTTTTTTGATAAATTTAAAATTTATAGTTGAATCCTAAGTTTAGTGAAGAAAAAGTTCCGTCATTAGAAATCCCTTTATATGCTGCATATAATTCTATTTTTTCGTTTTGGTAGCCAAATTTTGGCTGATACAAAAACCCTCCATCTACTCCGTCACCACTACCAACATAAATAGCATATCCTAAATCTCCACCAACAAATAAATTATCTGTAATTGAATATTGTGCTGTACCGGCAACTGGTATAAAGCCAGCATCGTCTGCTTTTAATTTAACTTCTCCCATGCCAAAATTATAAGTCTGACTTTTAGCCAAATACCTTGTATAACCAGTTGTTACACCAGCAGTAAACTTATCGGCTATGTTCCAAAGGTAAGCCACATCAACACCCAAATTCACAGAAGCGGCATCCTTAATATCGCCCAATGGCAAACCAACATGCGCTCCAACTTTAAAGTGACCATCTTGAGCATTAGCAAATCCAAATGCCATAACGGCAAATACAGATAAAATAATTTTTTTTGTTTGATTAAATTAATTAGTCAAATATAGGAGCGCTACATTGAAAAAACTTACGGAAAAACGTAATTACGAGATTACTTTATGAAATTTTTAAAAACTCGATTAAAATTCAAACCTCCTTTTACTATAAATTTAACTTCTTAAAGATTCAAAAATTCAAATGTTACAACTGCAAAATCAGAAAAAAATAATACTAATACAAAAAAAGCCTCCCTATATTAGGAGGCTTAAAACACATTCTTTTATATATTATTTATTGAATTTATATGCTAAAGTCAATGCAAAAACACTGTTTTTTGGGCTATCGTAATAGTCATCAATATTATCAACATTATAATCAGCAATATTTGATAAACCAACAGTATAACGAATTCCGACTGAGAAATTATCCGTAAAATTATATCCAGCTCCAAAGTTAAAACCAGTATCAACAGATTTGAAATCATTTTTCGCGTCATGTCCATCATTCTTGGCTGACACTAAAAAACCTAATTGAGGACCTCCTTCAACGGTAAATTGCTTTGTAATATAGAATTTAGCTAAAACAGGAACATTAATATAATCCAATTTACTGTCAAAATGCAAATTATCAAGTCTTGCTCCTTGAGTAGAAAACAGAACCTCTGGTTGAATAGATAATCTATCAATAATCTTAATTTCAGCAAAGCCTCCTAATTGAAAACCTACTAAAGAACTGGTATCCCAATAACCTCCACCAGTGAAACTTGTAATGTTTAAACCTCCTTTTATTCCAAATCT comes from Flavobacterium sp. KACC 22761 and encodes:
- a CDS encoding PAS domain-containing protein encodes the protein MIFDLYGNEDCLEVNNFYKKLLAEMPDLLFQFVIDNNNNYSFPLVSKSADDIFEISAKEFTNDIKLIVYDRIFPQDRDLFFQSLVKARKEIKPWKVEFRAVLPKKGLRWFKVSSKTELSSNGSVSFFGHVSDITDLKDKEERLRISEERFQFALDASTVGIWDWDMVTNQVFYSSLSLKILELESTDIFDDPERWDKIVHPDDLPKYYSDIHEHFDNKIPYYENYHRVMTSSGNYKWILDRGKVIKRDENGKPLRVIGTHTDISQQKEKELELLKTMKLYSDQNSRLLNFSHIVSHNLNTQAGNIKSILDFIDADVDKQTVSEMLIHLRTVSNDLNDTISNLTQIVKTQSNINIAVVPLKLCEYIEKTIAAIKGYDKRKNVTIINNVPNYLTINFNPAYLESVLLNFTTNAIKYAHPDRDPLIVFDFAIEPEGYKSLKITDNGLGIDLAVHGDLLFGMYKTFHKHEDARGIGLYITRNQIEAMKGSINVESEVGVGTSFKIIFGDQ
- the xerD gene encoding site-specific tyrosine recombinase XerD, which gives rise to MNWNRYIKDYQSYLRIERGLSKNTIENYGFDIERLCLFLEQNKIEVSPVKISDETLQQFIYSVAKEVNPRSQARIISGLKSFFNYLIFEDYRNDNPLELIESPKTGRKLPDTLAVEEIDALIAAIDLSSNEGERNRAILETLYGCGLRVSELVTLKISDLYFDEGFIKITGKGNKERFVPIGKLTKKYIEIYKDEVRPDLNIKKGHEDTLFLNRRGNQLTRAMIFTIIKDLAIKVGLHKNISPHTLRHSFATHLLENGADLRSIQLMLGHESITTTEIYVHLDRSFLKEVMHTFHPRK
- a CDS encoding porin family protein → MKKIILSAIAIMAFAFSNAQDTRFGIKGGLNITSFTGGGYWDTSSLVGFQLGGFAEIKIIDRLSIQPEVLFSTQGARLDNLHFDSKLDYINVPVLAKFYITKQFTVEGGPQLGFLVSAKNDGHDAKNDFKSVDTGFNFGAGYNFTDNFSVGIRYTVGLSNIADYNVDNIDDYYDSPKNSVFALTLAYKFNK